Proteins encoded together in one Drosophila willistoni isolate 14030-0811.24 chromosome XR unlocalized genomic scaffold, UCI_dwil_1.1 Seg105, whole genome shotgun sequence window:
- the LOC124460584 gene encoding uncharacterized protein LOC124460584 has translation MSTVYSTTSQKFLFVRTPTFSIQPFQKDLIGMPFGQESTAADWFEKEKTKPKFIHSLCKTYSVKATRQRALEFISGVRHPPRIVIDYLILLFDTIRAELDDDWETYNITISKGRISPLSLLEMTVTFDSDDISLENNATNADEKFDHYMLMYFVCGYRYILSHPNQRTQLADRIERELNSLIPNSNWTNNFSTNVKSMEVFEYNEKMHMLMSVLDMFLHKFPMNKYAKARMGTIVTRYCGFSGFGVLEHLRKLLALGSLTDLILWFFFDITSIEIDRMFDNNDEIDISHSYCPYTLGMGLAQKSIYTSACNPTIYLICHIVGSLYNNSRSLNAMMKYDALSTCSMNAAIIYLAHRKPAKVEVVSQGSKAVTSISAAVNTEECSDPSSWIAHFPNRKFDLTPAELKILKNAADAISNPRRGSIGEWVKRSFILLVS, from the coding sequence ATGTCTACAGTGTATTCAACAACGTCCCAAAAGTTTTTGTTCGTCAGGACACCTACATTCTCCATTCAACCGTTCCAAAAGGATTTGATCGGCATGCCATTCGGTCAAGAATCAACTGCTGCGGATTGGTTTGAGAAGGAAAAAACTAAGCCAAAGTTCATCCATAGCTTGTGTAAAACGTATAGCGTTAAAGCAACTCGACAAAGAGCACTCGAATTCATTTCTGGAGTAAGACACCCTCCAAGAATAGTTATTGATTATCTTATTCTTTTATTTGACACAATAAGAGCAGAATTAGATGATGATTGGGAAACATACAACATCACCATTTCGAAAGGGAGAATCTCTCCGTTATCTCTCCTCGAGATGACCGTAACGTTCGACTCAGATGATATCAGTCTCGAGAATAATGCAACAAATGCTGACGAAAAATTTGATCATTACATGCTCATGTACTTTGTGTGCGGATACAGGTACATCCTTTCTCATCCAAACCAACGAACTCAACTTGCCGACAGAATAGAAAGAGAGTTGAATAGTCTCATTCCTAATTCTAATTGGACCAATAATTTTTCTACTAACGTAAAGTCAATGGAGGTCTTTGAATATAATGAAAAGATGCACATGTTAATGTCAGTTTTGGACATGTTCCTACACAAATTTCCCATGAACAAGTATGCCAAGGCTAGAATGGGTACAATTGTAACCCGCTATTGTGGATTTTCCGGATTTGGAGTCCTTGAACATTTGAGGAAGCTGCTCGCATTAGGATCCTTAACGGATCTAATTTTATGGTTCTTCTTCGACATAACCTCGATCGAAATTGATAGAATGTTTGACAATAATGACGAAATAGATATCTCCCACTCTTACTGCCCATATACTCTAGGCATGGGATTGGCTCAAAAGAGTATCTACACATCTGCATGTAATCCTaccatttatttgatctgTCATATCGTCGGCTCCCTTTACAACAATTCGCGATCTCTGAATGCTATGATGAAGTATGATGCACTTTCAACATGCTCTATGAATGCCGCAATCATTTACTTAGCACACAGGAAACCCGCTAAGGTGGAAGTCGTTTCACAGGGGTCGAAAGCAGTAACCTCTATAAGTGCTGCAGTCAACACTGAAGAATGTAGCGATCCTAGCTCTTGGATAGCTCATTTTCCGAATAGGAAATTCGATTTAACACCAGCCGAATTGAAGATCTTAAAAAATGCAGCTGATGCGATCTCGAATCCCAGGCGGGGATCAATTGGAGAATGGGTGAAACGAAGCTTTATCCTTCTTGTgtcatga